In Pueribacillus theae, a genomic segment contains:
- the bioD gene encoding dethiobiotin synthase produces the protein MGYCLRSRHHLQEVLAIRGFFVTGTDTEIGKTFVTAGLAAALKENGLDLGVWKPMMSGTKREDPTSDAFLLKSFAEDPNPLEWINPFQFDEPLAPYTAAKRENRIITKEMLLDKWNKVNGTHDFFLVEGAGGFAVPFSESFLASELAKELQLPLLIVARPSLGTVNHTLLTIFYARQLSIPIAGVIINGVKDNELGIAEQTNPGLIEEVSNVPVLGTIPFLANKSRKEICEAIQNNIDIERLLKM, from the coding sequence TTGGGGTATTGCCTTCGTTCGCGTCATCACTTACAGGAGGTGTTAGCGATTCGCGGTTTTTTTGTTACGGGCACTGATACAGAAATCGGAAAAACATTTGTTACTGCCGGGTTGGCTGCCGCTTTGAAAGAAAATGGACTTGATCTCGGAGTATGGAAGCCGATGATGAGTGGAACGAAAAGAGAAGATCCGACAAGTGATGCGTTTCTATTGAAATCTTTTGCAGAAGATCCGAACCCCCTTGAATGGATTAACCCTTTTCAATTTGATGAACCGTTAGCCCCTTATACGGCGGCGAAGAGAGAAAACCGAATAATCACGAAAGAAATGCTGCTTGATAAATGGAATAAAGTAAATGGAACCCATGACTTCTTTTTGGTCGAAGGAGCCGGGGGCTTTGCCGTTCCATTCTCGGAATCATTTCTTGCAAGTGAGCTTGCGAAAGAGCTTCAGCTGCCATTATTAATTGTTGCCAGGCCATCTTTAGGGACAGTCAACCACACGCTGTTAACGATTTTTTATGCGAGGCAGTTGTCAATCCCGATCGCCGGCGTCATTATCAATGGCGTAAAGGATAACGAATTAGGAATTGCCGAACAAACAAATCCGGGATTAATTGAGGAAGTTTCAAACGTTCCGGTGCTAGGAACGATTCCATTTCTCGCAAATAAAAGCCGGAAAGAAATTTGCGAGGCCATTCAAAACAATATTGACATCGAACGATTGCTAAAAATGTAA
- the tatA gene encoding twin-arginine translocase TatA/TatE family subunit, whose translation MGFSTIGIPGLIIILVIVLILFGPKKLPEIGSAVGKTLFEFKKSAKDIMEDNEPPKKEEKKPDPVQ comes from the coding sequence ATGGGTTTTTCAACGATTGGCATTCCAGGTTTAATCATCATTCTTGTCATTGTACTTATTCTTTTCGGACCGAAAAAACTGCCGGAAATTGGCTCGGCAGTTGGAAAAACGTTGTTTGAATTTAAAAAATCAGCAAAAGATATTATGGAGGATAACGAGCCCCCTAAAAAAGAAGAGAAAAAACCAGACCCAGTACAGTAG
- the prli42 gene encoding stressosome-associated protein Prli42, translating into MSRKFIKLVVYIMIAALLLSSLLTGISFL; encoded by the coding sequence ATGTCACGTAAATTTATAAAACTCGTTGTTTACATTATGATCGCAGCATTGCTTTTATCATCTTTGCTAACAGGCATTTCGTTTTTATAA
- the tatC gene encoding twin-arginine translocase subunit TatC: MDPYEDHNRKVLSPLDKQYEENKIVDYVKEEEENKEDEGTLVEHLTDLRKQLIKSAFVFLFFFITVFSTINIWFPYITRGNDLIILGPLQVVKFYMSISLALSLGLSLPFLAHFIWQFVKPGLYPKEAKSLGLYAPMMLILFIIGVGFGYFVVNPLSYDFLLSLGAMNFDIMVSAEEYVRFLMMTTMPLGLLFEMPVIVMFLASIDMLTAETMKKVRKWSYLAIAIISAVITPPDFISQLLVLIPMIFLYEGSIYVIKIVERRKSKMESTASI; encoded by the coding sequence ATGGATCCGTACGAAGATCATAATCGAAAAGTCTTAAGCCCTTTGGATAAGCAATATGAAGAGAATAAGATAGTTGATTATGTTAAAGAAGAGGAAGAAAACAAAGAAGACGAAGGGACATTGGTTGAACATTTGACAGATTTACGGAAGCAGCTCATAAAGAGTGCTTTCGTATTTCTCTTCTTTTTTATAACCGTCTTTTCTACGATTAATATATGGTTCCCTTACATTACAAGAGGAAACGATCTTATTATTCTTGGCCCGCTTCAGGTTGTGAAATTTTATATGTCGATTTCACTCGCTTTGTCTCTTGGCTTATCATTGCCGTTTTTGGCCCATTTCATCTGGCAATTTGTAAAGCCGGGGCTCTATCCGAAAGAAGCGAAGTCTCTCGGATTATATGCCCCAATGATGCTAATTTTATTTATTATCGGGGTGGGCTTTGGCTATTTTGTCGTAAATCCCCTCAGTTACGATTTTTTATTGTCACTTGGCGCAATGAATTTCGATATTATGGTTTCCGCCGAAGAGTATGTGCGGTTTCTTATGATGACGACGATGCCGCTTGGGCTTTTATTTGAAATGCCTGTTATTGTAATGTTTTTAGCTTCGATTGATATGCTGACTGCAGAAACGATGAAGAAAGTCCGTAAATGGTCATACTTAGCGATTGCAATTATATCTGCCGTTATCACACCGCCTGATTTCATCAGCCAGCTGCTTGTTCTTATTCCAATGATTTTCTTATATGAAGGAAGCATTTACGTCATCAAAATCGTTGAGCGAAGAAAATCAAAAATGGAGTCGACTGCATCGATTTAA
- the mce gene encoding methylmalonyl-CoA epimerase, protein MEDKKPHKIDHIGVAVKSLEHALPFYVDHLNMALEGIEEVESEMVKVAFLRVGESRIELLEPTSEESPVAKFIEKRGEGIHHIALGVHSINERIKDLKNDGIRMLNEQAKIGAGGAKIAFIHPKPASGVLYELCEKRATGEDK, encoded by the coding sequence ATGGAAGATAAAAAGCCTCACAAAATTGATCACATAGGAGTTGCAGTCAAATCGTTAGAACATGCGCTGCCGTTCTATGTAGACCATCTAAACATGGCGCTTGAAGGCATTGAAGAAGTGGAATCTGAAATGGTAAAAGTAGCGTTCTTAAGAGTAGGAGAATCCCGGATTGAATTATTGGAGCCGACAAGTGAAGAAAGCCCGGTCGCTAAATTTATTGAAAAACGGGGAGAAGGAATCCATCATATCGCATTAGGCGTCCATTCAATTAATGAGCGTATTAAAGATTTGAAAAATGATGGAATTCGCATGTTAAATGAGCAGGCGAAAATTGGAGCCGGCGGCGCAAAAATTGCTTTTATCCACCCGAAACCTGCATCGGGTGTGCTCTATGAACTGTGTGAAAAACGGGCAACGGGGGAAGATAAATAA
- a CDS encoding L,D-transpeptidase yields the protein MMKALSFFLALSVTFISPIWPLEPNPLVGDPFIIVNKATNKLAFISNGRIQYIKPVATGKEKTLTPEGKFTMIVKAKDPYYRKLNIPGGAANNPLGSRWIGFDALHTDGRTYGIHGTNEPSSIGKYISNGCIRMHNEDVERLYDELPLGTKILVTSSDESFAELAKQHGAMSSNKPLDYQEPDKSNK from the coding sequence ATGATGAAGGCATTGTCTTTTTTCCTAGCATTATCAGTAACTTTCATTTCGCCTATATGGCCTCTTGAACCGAATCCTCTTGTTGGGGATCCTTTTATTATTGTGAATAAAGCGACAAACAAGCTAGCATTTATCTCTAATGGGCGTATCCAATATATCAAGCCTGTTGCAACAGGAAAGGAAAAGACACTAACTCCTGAAGGAAAATTTACCATGATCGTAAAGGCTAAAGATCCCTATTACCGCAAATTAAACATACCGGGAGGGGCGGCAAACAATCCATTAGGCTCCAGATGGATCGGATTTGATGCATTACATACCGATGGGAGAACGTATGGCATCCACGGAACGAACGAACCTTCCTCAATCGGAAAATATATTAGCAATGGCTGTATACGGATGCACAACGAAGATGTTGAACGGTTGTATGACGAACTTCCATTAGGCACAAAAATCCTTGTTACTTCAAGCGATGAATCTTTTGCAGAATTGGCGAAGCAGCACGGTGCCATGAGTTCGAATAAACCTCTTGATTACCAGGAACCAGATAAAAGTAATAAATGA
- a CDS encoding GMC family oxidoreductase: protein MAKTLDKVDVVTVGVGWTGGIIAAECAKAGLKVLGLERGKERGTEDYLMVHDEFRYAIRYELMQDLSKETITFRNNRKQRALPMRQMGSFLLGENLGGSGTHWNGHTWRFLPYDFEIKSMTEKKYGKDKIPKDYFVRDWGITYDELEPYFDKFEKTAGISGDGKNPFEGKRSSDYPTPPMKKTPILKKFEEATTNLGYHPFMLPSANLSEKYKNPDGETINACQYCGFCERFGCEYGAKTSPEITVIPTARKTGNYDIRFHANVTEVLKKGDKVTGVKFIDRVSGEEFIQPADVVVLTSYVMNNAKLLMVSGIGEQYDPETGRGTLGKNYCYQILPGATGFFDEQMNVFMGAGSLGMTIDDFNGDNFDHSDLDFIHGASLSLTQTGARPIQTNPVPPDTPTWGAEFKKASIHNYTRTLNVSGQGASMPHKENYLSLDSNYKDAYGVPLLQMTYNFTDQDKALHKYLTSKTEEIMKEMGAKTVVPGNPLTDYDIVPYQTTHNVGGTTMGSEPDTSVVNNYLQHWDAENLFVVGAGNFPHNSGYNPTGTVGALAYRCAEGIIKYSKNGGSLV, encoded by the coding sequence TTGGCTAAAACTTTGGATAAAGTAGATGTCGTAACAGTTGGAGTGGGATGGACAGGTGGCATTATTGCTGCCGAATGTGCCAAAGCAGGATTGAAAGTGCTTGGGCTGGAACGGGGGAAAGAAAGAGGGACGGAAGACTACTTAATGGTTCACGATGAATTCCGTTATGCTATTCGGTACGAACTTATGCAGGATTTATCAAAAGAAACGATTACATTTCGCAATAACCGAAAACAGAGAGCACTGCCCATGCGGCAAATGGGCTCCTTTTTATTAGGCGAAAATTTAGGTGGATCGGGTACACACTGGAATGGACATACGTGGCGTTTCTTGCCATATGATTTTGAAATTAAATCAATGACTGAAAAAAAATATGGAAAAGATAAAATTCCAAAAGATTATTTTGTCCGGGATTGGGGCATTACATACGACGAATTAGAGCCTTATTTTGATAAATTTGAAAAAACAGCTGGCATTTCCGGGGATGGGAAAAATCCGTTTGAAGGGAAACGGTCAAGTGATTATCCTACACCCCCGATGAAAAAAACACCTATCCTTAAAAAATTTGAGGAGGCAACAACGAATCTGGGATATCATCCGTTTATGCTTCCATCTGCAAATTTATCGGAAAAATATAAAAACCCGGACGGTGAAACAATCAACGCTTGCCAATATTGCGGTTTTTGTGAGAGGTTCGGCTGTGAGTATGGCGCGAAAACATCTCCGGAAATCACTGTTATTCCAACGGCAAGGAAAACAGGGAATTACGATATCCGTTTTCATGCCAATGTCACCGAGGTTCTGAAAAAAGGCGATAAAGTGACAGGGGTAAAGTTTATTGATCGGGTTTCTGGGGAAGAGTTTATCCAACCGGCTGATGTCGTTGTTTTAACTAGCTATGTGATGAATAATGCCAAGCTCTTAATGGTTTCGGGCATAGGAGAACAATACGATCCTGAAACAGGGCGCGGAACACTCGGCAAAAATTATTGCTATCAAATCTTGCCTGGTGCGACAGGATTTTTTGATGAACAAATGAACGTATTCATGGGAGCTGGCTCATTAGGCATGACGATTGACGATTTTAATGGGGATAATTTCGACCATAGTGACCTTGATTTTATCCATGGTGCGAGTCTTTCTTTAACTCAAACAGGGGCAAGGCCCATTCAAACGAATCCGGTACCGCCAGACACGCCAACATGGGGAGCTGAATTCAAAAAAGCTTCCATACACAATTATACACGCACTTTGAATGTCAGCGGCCAAGGTGCATCTATGCCGCATAAGGAAAATTACTTATCGCTTGACAGCAACTATAAAGATGCATACGGAGTGCCTTTGTTGCAAATGACGTATAATTTCACCGATCAAGATAAAGCGCTCCACAAATATTTAACTTCAAAAACAGAAGAAATTATGAAAGAAATGGGAGCAAAAACAGTCGTTCCTGGAAATCCATTGACAGATTACGATATCGTTCCTTATCAGACAACACATAATGTAGGTGGAACGACGATGGGTTCAGAGCCGGATACAAGTGTTGTGAACAATTATTTACAGCATTGGGATGCTGAAAATTTATTTGTTGTCGGCGCAGGAAATTTTCCTCATAACAGTGGTTATAATCCAACTGGAACGGTTGGCGCTTTGGCATATCGCTGTGCAGAGGGGATTATCAAATATAGCAAAAATGGAGGTTCTCTCGTTTGA
- a CDS encoding gluconate 2-dehydrogenase subunit 3 family protein codes for MAEERKKNLSRRDFLKTSGIATGTLLGGGLIGGLVGYNVKRTNVAEPETKTEAQKTETFKGRMFFTNNKDFNTLSQATERIFPKDDLGPGAIDLGVPYFIDNQLAGNYGNNTKEYMQGPFFAGEATQGYQSRLTRAEIFSQGIAKLNEEATKRFKKSFSELEGNQMDEILTDFQKDKIKMTAVSSAFFFRLLRQATLEGAYADPIYNGNNNMDAWRMKGFPGHQASYINVIENKEFQKIDPKSVSSMMH; via the coding sequence TTGGCTGAAGAAAGAAAGAAAAACTTATCAAGGCGTGATTTTCTGAAAACGTCTGGTATTGCTACAGGGACTTTGCTTGGCGGTGGTTTAATCGGTGGTTTAGTAGGCTATAACGTCAAAAGGACAAATGTAGCGGAACCCGAAACGAAGACAGAAGCCCAAAAGACTGAAACCTTTAAGGGCAGGATGTTCTTTACAAACAACAAAGACTTTAACACACTCTCACAGGCGACTGAGCGGATTTTTCCCAAGGATGATCTTGGTCCCGGTGCGATTGATCTTGGTGTACCTTATTTCATTGATAATCAACTCGCTGGAAACTATGGAAATAACACGAAAGAATACATGCAAGGGCCATTTTTTGCCGGTGAGGCGACACAAGGCTATCAAAGCCGCTTGACAAGAGCTGAAATCTTTTCTCAAGGCATCGCCAAATTGAATGAAGAAGCAACGAAAAGGTTTAAGAAAAGTTTCTCTGAACTCGAAGGCAACCAAATGGATGAAATTTTGACAGATTTTCAAAAGGATAAAATTAAAATGACTGCCGTTTCCTCTGCATTCTTTTTTAGATTGCTGCGACAAGCAACATTGGAGGGAGCTTATGCTGATCCAATTTACAACGGAAACAACAATATGGATGCTTGGCGCATGAAAGGATTCCCAGGGCATCAAGCTTCTTATATCAACGTAATAGAGAATAAAGAATTTCAAAAAATTGATCCAAAATCAGTTTCGAGTATGATGCACTGA
- the bioB gene encoding biotin synthase BioB encodes MTTTKVNTIQKWEEFADKALNGEILTEEEALRILNAPDEDLLQILHAAYRVRKHYYGNKVKLNMIINAKSGLCPEDCGYCSQSMTANTPVEKYRLLEKDVLVQGAKEAMQRKAGTYCIVMSGRGASSREIDQVVDAVKEIKSEMPLKICACLGILPQDKVDRLKEAGVDRYNHNLNTSRSHHANITTTHTYDDRVNTVENVKSAGISPCSGCIIGMGETKNEVYEMALELRKLDADSIPVNFLHAIPGTKLEGMDELTPSYCLKVLALFRFMNPSKEIRISGGREVNLRSLQAMGLYAANSIFVGDYLTTEGQQYSSDHQMIEDLGFEIEECAL; translated from the coding sequence ATGACAACAACAAAAGTAAACACAATTCAAAAATGGGAAGAATTTGCAGACAAAGCATTAAATGGGGAAATTTTAACGGAAGAAGAAGCGCTGCGGATTTTAAATGCCCCAGATGAAGACCTGTTGCAAATCCTTCATGCGGCTTATCGTGTCCGTAAACATTATTACGGAAACAAAGTAAAATTAAACATGATTATTAACGCAAAGAGCGGATTATGCCCTGAGGATTGCGGATATTGTTCCCAATCGATGACAGCGAACACACCTGTTGAAAAATACAGGCTTCTTGAAAAAGATGTTCTCGTACAAGGTGCAAAAGAAGCAATGCAAAGGAAAGCAGGCACGTACTGTATTGTCATGAGCGGGCGGGGCGCATCAAGCCGTGAAATTGATCAAGTCGTTGATGCTGTCAAAGAGATTAAATCGGAAATGCCGCTTAAAATTTGTGCGTGTCTCGGCATTTTGCCACAAGACAAAGTTGATCGCTTGAAAGAAGCAGGGGTTGATCGGTATAACCACAATTTGAATACGAGCAGAAGCCACCATGCGAATATTACGACAACCCATACATATGATGACAGGGTCAATACAGTTGAGAATGTGAAAAGCGCCGGGATTTCACCTTGTTCCGGGTGTATTATTGGAATGGGTGAAACTAAAAACGAAGTGTACGAAATGGCGCTTGAACTTCGAAAATTGGATGCTGATTCTATCCCGGTAAATTTTTTGCATGCGATACCGGGGACAAAGCTTGAAGGGATGGATGAATTAACACCTTCCTATTGCCTTAAAGTACTGGCCCTTTTCCGCTTTATGAACCCATCGAAAGAAATTCGCATCTCAGGAGGCCGAGAAGTGAATCTTCGCTCATTGCAGGCAATGGGGTTATACGCGGCAAATTCAATTTTCGTTGGGGATTATTTAACGACAGAAGGTCAGCAATACTCGTCAGATCATCAAATGATTGAAGACTTAGGCTTTGAAATTGAGGAATGCGCTCTTTGA
- a CDS encoding BrxA/BrxB family bacilliredoxin, with the protein MDFNLFMKDIVDQARREMRDSGYTELTTPEEVDEAMKKQGTTLVMVNSTCGCAGGVARPAAYYALKNDKKPDHLVTVFAGQDREATEQARTYFTGYPPSSPSFALMKDGKIVEMIARNDIESFDTEDVVKKLQDAFNQHC; encoded by the coding sequence ATGGACTTTAATTTATTTATGAAAGATATTGTTGATCAAGCACGCAGGGAAATGCGCGATTCAGGCTATACTGAATTAACGACTCCAGAAGAAGTCGATGAGGCAATGAAAAAGCAAGGAACAACGCTCGTTATGGTGAATTCAACTTGCGGCTGTGCCGGCGGAGTTGCTCGCCCGGCTGCCTATTATGCGCTTAAAAACGACAAAAAGCCTGACCATCTTGTAACCGTGTTCGCTGGACAGGATAGAGAAGCAACAGAGCAAGCGCGTACTTACTTTACGGGCTATCCTCCTTCATCTCCATCATTCGCTTTAATGAAAGATGGAAAAATCGTTGAAATGATTGCCCGTAATGATATCGAATCTTTTGACACAGAAGATGTTGTAAAAAAATTGCAAGACGCTTTTAATCAACATTGCTAA
- the bioF gene encoding 8-amino-7-oxononanoate synthase — translation MNSYHFYHNELQRLRDHHIYREMRTIESLDGAVTVIDGKEIIQFASNNYLGFATHPRLIAASIAATRDFGTGSGGSRLITGNFRLHEQLEKKIATFKGTEKALLFSSGYLANVGAVSALLDEGDVIFSDELNHASIIDGCRLSKAKTVIYKHLQTNDLEEKMRKFSGRKKLIVTDGVFSMDGDIAPLPEITRLAKKYDAMVMVDDAHATGVIGKGTAEYYGLENKVDLTIGTLSKAIGTEGGFAAGSETLIDYLKNKSRPFIFQTSLSPGVIAAASEAFRLLEEEPHHVKKLLNNAAFVRNELVRMGFKVIEGNTPIVAVLIGEEEKALLFAEKLYECGIYAPAIRTPTVPKGKSRIRITLMATHQQEQIDHLLNAFLHAGKELGVLPSFASSLTGGVSDSRFFCYGH, via the coding sequence ATGAACAGCTATCATTTTTACCATAATGAACTACAGAGATTACGGGATCATCACATCTATCGTGAAATGCGGACAATTGAATCATTGGATGGCGCTGTTACAGTCATTGACGGCAAAGAAATCATCCAGTTCGCAAGCAACAACTATTTAGGGTTTGCAACACATCCTAGGTTAATAGCTGCTTCCATAGCTGCAACACGTGATTTTGGGACTGGCAGCGGCGGTTCCCGGCTTATCACAGGGAATTTTCGGTTGCATGAACAGCTGGAGAAGAAGATCGCAACGTTTAAAGGCACTGAGAAGGCACTTTTATTCAGCAGCGGCTATCTTGCAAACGTTGGGGCGGTTTCTGCTTTGCTGGATGAAGGCGATGTTATTTTCAGCGATGAACTTAACCATGCAAGCATTATTGATGGTTGCCGATTAAGCAAAGCAAAAACAGTTATTTACAAACATTTGCAAACGAATGACCTGGAAGAAAAAATGCGAAAGTTTTCAGGCCGCAAAAAGCTAATCGTGACAGATGGTGTTTTTAGCATGGATGGCGATATTGCCCCGCTTCCCGAAATCACCCGTTTGGCTAAAAAATACGATGCGATGGTGATGGTTGATGATGCACACGCCACAGGAGTTATCGGCAAAGGAACAGCAGAATATTACGGATTGGAAAATAAAGTTGATCTCACAATCGGCACATTAAGCAAAGCAATTGGAACCGAAGGCGGCTTCGCAGCAGGAAGCGAAACATTGATCGATTATTTGAAGAACAAATCGCGTCCATTTATCTTCCAAACGTCTCTATCACCCGGAGTGATTGCGGCGGCTTCAGAAGCTTTTCGTCTTTTGGAAGAAGAGCCGCATCATGTAAAAAAGCTTTTAAACAATGCTGCATTTGTCCGCAATGAATTGGTGCGCATGGGGTTTAAAGTGATAGAAGGAAATACGCCAATCGTTGCCGTTTTAATCGGTGAAGAAGAAAAGGCGCTACTGTTTGCAGAAAAACTTTATGAATGCGGAATTTACGCGCCTGCCATTCGAACGCCAACCGTTCCAAAGGGGAAAAGCCGAATCCGAATCACACTTATGGCGACCCATCAACAAGAACAAATAGACCATTTATTAAACGCTTTTCTCCATGCAGGAAAAGAACTTGGGGTATTGCCTTCGTTCGCGTCATCACTTACAGGAGGTGTTAGCGATTCGCGGTTTTTTTGTTACGGGCACTGA